The Podarcis raffonei isolate rPodRaf1 chromosome 7, rPodRaf1.pri, whole genome shotgun sequence nucleotide sequence AAGCATCATGCTTAAGATGCTACGGTTTTGCAAAGTTCACTTATCGTTTACTCTTCCTCTGCATCAATAAAAGGATGTCTTTAGATTTTCTCACCTCCTTCAGTATTCTAGTAGACCTTTATGATTAACTCTATTCATTTTAAATTTCCCTCTCAGATATTGACGGACTCCCAGTCAGATGCTTCGCTACGGATTCCTTGCTTCCTTTTGCCTGGTGGTAGAATACAAGCTAGTCACCGTGGgaggccaggaactgctccaggcaTTAGATTTGAGACCGGACTGCCGAACAACGTGATATCTCACTGCTTTCTCCAACCGGACCACGATGGAGACTCTGTCCCAGGACATTCTGCTGGAATGTCAGATTTGTTTCAATTACTACAGCCCCCGGCGGAGGCCCAAGTTGCTGGACTGCAAGCATACCTGCTGCTCTGTTTGCCTTCAGCAGATGAGGACCAGCCAGAAAGACTTGCGGTGCCCCTGGTGCCGAGGCATCACTAAACTGCCGCCGGGCTTTTCCGTCTCCCAGCTGCCCGACGACCCAGAGGTCATTGCCGTGATTGCGATACCCCACACTTCAGAGCACACTCCCGTCTTCATCAAACTTCCCAGCAATGGCTGCTACATGCTGCCCTTGCCCATCTCCAAGGAGAGGTCCCTCTTGCCAGGAGACATTGGCTGCCGCCTGCTGCCAGGCAGCCAGCAGAAGTCTCTCACTGTGGTGACAATCCCAGCCGAGCAGCAGCCCTTGCAGTCCGGCATCCCTCAGGAGGGAGGCGACGAAGATCAAGACAGGAGGGGCATTGCGAAAAGCTCCACCTGGTCGGGGGTTTGCACCGTCATCCTGGTGGCCTGCGTCCTGGTTTTCCTCCTTGGGATTGTCCTACACAACATGTCGTGCATTTCCAAGCGTTTCACTGTGATCTCCTGCGGCTGAAAGGAAGCGGCAAATACCCATGCGGGCCAATTTTGGGGGTTTGGGAGGGTGGTTATGGTGGTGGCAGGATGCCGTGAGATGAAGCGCCTCGTTCCACCGTACTGAGTCATTGACACCAGGCTGGTTGCTGGTCCAGAGtctactttaaaagaaaaaataaaggacAGTGGCACCTGTTGTTGGTAGAGTATGGGAAACGTCCAATGCTTATCCGCTGCTAACAGTACCAAGGAAGACTGCATGCATCACCATAATCACTTAACAAATGAGCTGTAATTTATAATGATTTCATCATGTTACGAGATTAAAGATGTCTATTTAGCTGGTTCTACTATACTGATATAGGACAtaatctctccctttctctctttaacAGAGTAGTCAACTTACAAATCAAAATGCTGTACGTTCAAGTAGAATTAAACATTGGCATTCGGAAAGGCAAgctacccagtgcttttccagacGTAGCGAAAACAGTAACTCTTCTCTCTTTAAGCGGCAACGGAGAAACTtgtgaaaagtaaaaaaaaaaagtcatttagTCAACAAGGCTTCTTTTTGTATCTTTTAAATTGCACATTAATTGCAAcggttttaaaaaatctgtaccaTAGTTATAGAAAGAGAACATTTTTCTAAAGCGTTGGAAGTATTTTGGATGTAATCTATATCTGTGTGTTTATGCGCATTCTGTTTTTCTTCTGTAGTTTTAagtgatttcctccccccccccctcgtttAAATTGAAATGGGacacaaaaagaaagaagcaatAAAGGGAACCAGGAAGGATATACAGCTGTCCAGCCAAACTGTTTGTCTGTATGCTGCCTTCTGCAAAACGctactttaaaaatgtaaatctTGGGCATATGGTTTCATGCGCACACAGTAAATATATTTGTCAAGAACCTCTGCTGTGGAAACTAGTGGAGATGGCCTAATCTGAGATAAAGGCTGATCTTTGTACGTGAGTGGCATACTGAATGGTTTTTGAAGGTTTCCTACCCTTTGAATACAAGCTGGAGGTACATCTCCAAAGGAGCCATAATCtaggttttattcatcattgcaAGTGCGAGATACAAATGAAGGCTATATGGCCATGATACAGAATGCACAAATGCAGTAGCAGTGTGGCCC carries:
- the RNF152 gene encoding E3 ubiquitin-protein ligase RNF152, with translation METLSQDILLECQICFNYYSPRRRPKLLDCKHTCCSVCLQQMRTSQKDLRCPWCRGITKLPPGFSVSQLPDDPEVIAVIAIPHTSEHTPVFIKLPSNGCYMLPLPISKERSLLPGDIGCRLLPGSQQKSLTVVTIPAEQQPLQSGIPQEGGDEDQDRRGIAKSSTWSGVCTVILVACVLVFLLGIVLHNMSCISKRFTVISCG